The following are encoded together in the Daucus carota subsp. sativus chromosome 5, DH1 v3.0, whole genome shotgun sequence genome:
- the LOC108220414 gene encoding 3-ketoacyl-CoA synthase 5 — protein sequence MSLSSNSVKLKYLKLGYQYFVNNILSFLLITIMASITLPVLRNDHTNIIDTISHPLDHLNLLQLLTFTFLIIFFSTLYLMSKPRSIYLVDFACYKPPVELQVPFSTFMEHSKINLKDNPKAVEFQMRIIERAGLGEETSLPPAIHLIPPNPTMEASRLEAELVIFSAMDSLFRNTGLKPREIDILIVNCSLFSPTPSLSAMIVNKYKLRSNIRSFNLSGMGCSAGLISIDLARDLLQTHPNSNAVVISTEIITPNYYQGKERAMLLPNCLFRMGGAAILLSNKRRDRGRAKYRLVHVVRTHLGGDDKAYRCVYEEQDPQGKTGISLSKDLMAIAAGALKSNITTLGPLVLPASEQLLFLFSLIGRKIFNLKWKPYIPDFKQAFEHFCIHAGGRAVIDELQKNLQLSAEHVEASRMTLHRFGNTSSSSLWYELSYIEAKGRMKKGDRVWQIAFGSGFKCNSAVWICNSTVKSTTNGAWNDCIQRYPVHIPEIVKL from the coding sequence ATGTCACTTTCCTCTAACTCAGTGAAACTCAAGTATTTGAAGCTTGGGTATCAATACTTTGTTAAcaacattctcagcttcttactCATTACAATCATGGCTTCCATTACTCTTCCAGTCCTTCGAAATGACCACACTAATATCATCGACACAATATCTCACCCGCTTGATCACTTGAATCTCCTCCAACTCCTTACCTTCACTTTCCTCATTATATTCTTCTCCACTCTCTATCTCATGTCCAAGCCTCGCTCCATTTACCTCGTAGACTTTGCTTGTTACAAACCTCCGGTTGAATTACAAGTCCCCTTTTCCACCTTCATGGAACATTCCAAAATCAACCTCAAAGACAATCCCAAAGCAGTAGAGTTCCAAATGCGTATCATAGAACGTGCAGGCCTTGGTGAGGAAACTTCATTACCTCCTGCAATCCATCTCATACCTCCTAATCCCACCATGGAAGCTTCTAGACTCGAAGCAGAGCTCGTAATCTTCTCTGCTATGGATTCTCTGTTTCGAAACACAGGCCTAAAGCCTCGAGAAATTGACATTCTCATCGTTAACTGTAGTCTCTTTTCTCCTACTCCATCACTTTCAGCGATGATTGTCAATAAATACAAACTACGAAGTAATATTAGAAGCTTCAATCTGTCTGGTATGGGGTGTAGTGCTGGATTAATATCCATTGATTTAGCCAGAGATTTATTACAAACGCATCCAAATTCAAACGCTGTCGTAATCAGTACTGAAATAATTACTCCGAATTATTACCAAGGCAAAGAGCGAGCCATGCTTCTCCCAAACTGCCTGTTCCGAATGGGAGGTGCAGCTATACTTTTATCCAACAAAAGGCGTGATCGTGGACGAGCCAAGTACAGATTAGTACATGTAGTCCGAACACATCTAGGAGGCGACGACAAGGCCTACAGGTGCGTTTATGAAGAACAAGATCCACAAGGCAAAACAGGAATCAGCCTGTCGAAAGACCTCATGGCAATTGCAGCAGGGGCACTGAAATCAAACATAACTACTCTGGGTCCCCTAGTCCTTCCTGCATCAGAGCAACTACTTTTTCTCTTCTCGCTTATcggaagaaaaatatttaatctgaaATGGAAACCTTACATTCCAGATTTCAAACAAGCCTTTGAACACTTCTGTATACATGCTGGTGGGCGCGCTGTGATTGATGAACTACAGAAGAATCTTCAGCTATCTGCAGAGCATGTGGAAGCTTCTAGAATGACATTGCATCGATTTGGTAACACATCTTCATCGTCGCTTTGGTATGAATTGAGTTACATAGAAGCGAAAGGGAGGATGAAGAAAGGGGATAGGGTTTGGCAAATTGCGTTTGGGAGTGGGTTTAAGTGTAACAGTGCGGTTTGGATATGTAATAGTACTGTCAAGTCGACGACAAATGGAGCGTGGAATGATTGTATTCAAAGGTATCCGGTTCACATTCCAGAAATCGTGAAGCTGTAA
- the LOC108221349 gene encoding protein FAR1-RELATED SEQUENCE 5-like, protein MASYIFSKLTSPSKPITPSKPRIEIEEENDNAKKTPIVNVDESDDDAEEVVEEVGDDDVEEVRDECFDDFCDKQNSKDDYNESCPCVSQMFDSLDEAEMFYRDYGRRVGFEMIIRTTHRRVKRELTGGLENIGFGNQDVRNVLCDNRHYVFDSSDALEGLALLRELKRNSQGEFFYKVDVDEENRVRAMMWVDLRSVNAYKNFGDVVVFDSTYRTNRYCMPFVPFTGVNHHYQSILFGFALIRDESWLEAMGNVALQTIISDQDITIGNAIAEVLPNTSHLYCTWHISTKFGKKLSHLYANHDHFKEDFNSCIYKSLTVAQFEDRWEALVEKYDLMNHSWLQDMYSVRHKWVHVYTKLHFTTGMTTTSRSESMNSFFNEFVNASTGLKEFIENSQKALEKQYLREREADYETKNKERSKITSSSLESHATSIYTKEMFRCFQHELKESGAYVVIDKERNAIYKHYEAYKTTVQEEYRKYIVLIVTDNGNITCVCRKFESSGMLCRHIIRYLYKMQWSEIPKQCITLRWTVEGNERVGALQHKRPKIESNFIENIPNESGGKRVREEEDDAHEVGDDDDDENFNDLRNPILSQTKGRILKG, encoded by the exons ATGGCATCTtacatattttctaaattaacaTCCCCTAGTAAGCCCATTACACCTAGTAAACCTAGAATTGAgattgaagaagaaaatgataATGCTAAAAAGACCCCAATAGTGAATGTTgatgaaagtgatgatgatgctgaggagGTTGTGGAGGAGGttggtgatgatgatgttgaggaGGTTAGGGATgaatgttttgatgatttttgtgacaaacaaaattcaaaagatGATTATAATGAAAGTTGTCCTTGTGTTAGTCAAATGTTCGATAGCTTAGATGAAGCGGAGATGTTTTATAGGGATTATGGTAGACGTGTTGGTTTTGAGATGATAATTAGAACCACACATAGGCGTGTGAAAA GGGAGTTAACGGGTGGCTTGGAGAATATTGGATTTGGTAATCAAGATGTTCGGAATGTATTGTGTGATAATCGACATTATGTGTTTGATTCGAGTGATGCTTTAGAGGGTTTGGCATTACTTCGAGAATTGAAACGTAATAGTCAAGGTGAATTTTTCTATAAAGTTGACGTGGACGAGGAAAATCGTGTGCGGGCCATGATGTGGGTTGACCTGAGATCAGTCAATGCCTACAAAAATTTCGGAGATGTTGTTGTTTTTGACTCCACGTATCGTACTAATAGGTATTGCATGCCGTTCGTGCCATTTACAGGGGTAAATCACCATTATCAGTCGATTTTGTTCGGATTTGCCCTGATAAGGGATGAGAGTTGGTTGGAGGCTATGGGGAACGTGGCTCTACAAACGATCATCAGCGATCAAGACATTACTATTGGAAATGCAATTGCCGAAGTTTTGCCTAACACAAGTCATCTATATTGTACGTGGCATATAAGTACAAAATTTGGTAAAAAATTGTCGCATTTATATGCAAATCATGATCACTTCAAAGAAGATTTCAACTCTTGCATCTACAAGTCACTAACGGTTGCACAATTCGAAGATAGGTGGGAGGCATTAGTTGAAAAATACGATTTGATGAACCATTCTTGGTTACAAGATATGTACTCCGTTCGACACAAGTGGGTCCATGTTTACACTAAACTGCACTTCACAACCGGGATGACCACTACCTCCAGAAGTGAGTCAATGAATTCTTTCTTCAATGAATTTGTCAATGCTAGTACCGGTTTGAAGGAGTTTATAGAGAATTCACAGAAAGCGTTGGAGAAACAATATTTACGTGAAAGAGAGGCTGATTATGAAACAAAGAACAAGGAAAGGTCCAaaataacatcatcatcattggaGAGTCATGCGACATCTATTTACACAAAAGAAATGTTTAGATGTTTTCAACACGAACTCAAAGAAAGTGGAGCTTATGTCGTGATTGATAAAGAGAGAAATGCAATTTACAAGCATTACGAGGCATACAAAACAACGGTCCAAGAGGAGTatagaaaatatattgttttgatcGTCACCGACAATGGCAACATAACTTGTGTTTGTCGAAAATTTGAAAGTTCGGGAATGCTTTGCCGTCATATTATTCGATACTTGTATAAGATGCAATGGTCAGAGATTCCTAAGCAGTGCATCACTTTGAGATGGACAGTTGAAGGCAATGAAAGAGTGGGAGCCTTACAACACAAGCGTCCTAAAATTG AAtcgaattt